A stretch of Natronococcus sp. CG52 DNA encodes these proteins:
- a CDS encoding cold-shock protein, protein MAKGTVDFFNDTGGYGFIETEDADDDVFFHMEDIGGPDLEEGQELEFDIEQAPKGPRATNVERL, encoded by the coding sequence ATGGCGAAAGGAACCGTTGATTTCTTCAACGACACTGGCGGCTACGGATTCATCGAGACTGAGGACGCGGACGACGACGTGTTCTTCCACATGGAAGACATCGGCGGCCCGGACCTTGAGGAAGGACAGGAGCTCGAGTTCGACATCGAGCAGGCCCCCAAGGGCCCGCGCGCGACGAACGTCGAGCGCCTGTAA
- a CDS encoding CBS domain-containing protein, translating into MMKSFRIGSLFGIPIKLDLTFLLVLPLFAYLIGAQIGDVADILNVTLSAGIDVGDVTGGLNPWILGFVAAVGLFVGVVLHELGHSLTAQRYGFPIDSITLWLFGGIAALSEMPEDWRQELTIAIAGPIVSVLVGVASYLLFLVTPETFSGARFVLGYLAVLNVALAVFNMIPAFPMDGGRILRALLARGRPYAQATQQAAGIGKLFAIAMGLFGLFAFNIILIGVAFFVYIAASSEAQQVTMKAAFQDVTVADIMTPASDLHTVDPDTSIADLIQRMFTERHTGYPVVETGGVDGDNGRLVGLVTLTDARGIKPVERDAYTVEDVMTTDLKTITPDSDAMTAIEQMRENDIGRLLVVDSATQRSADRALNETAREEDGDLVGLISRSDVMTAFDIVQQSGSLEASRKPQAAD; encoded by the coding sequence ATGATGAAGAGTTTCCGGATCGGCTCCCTGTTTGGGATTCCGATCAAGCTCGACCTCACGTTCTTGCTGGTGCTTCCACTGTTCGCGTATCTCATCGGCGCTCAGATCGGAGACGTTGCAGATATTCTGAACGTTACCCTCAGCGCAGGGATCGACGTCGGAGACGTGACCGGCGGGTTGAACCCGTGGATACTCGGATTCGTCGCGGCGGTCGGGCTCTTCGTCGGCGTCGTCCTCCACGAACTCGGCCACTCGCTGACGGCCCAGCGGTACGGCTTCCCCATCGACTCGATCACGCTCTGGCTGTTCGGCGGTATCGCCGCCCTCTCGGAGATGCCCGAGGACTGGAGGCAAGAGCTCACTATCGCCATCGCGGGGCCGATCGTCTCCGTGCTGGTCGGCGTCGCCTCCTACCTGCTGTTTCTCGTCACGCCCGAGACGTTCAGCGGCGCACGGTTCGTCCTCGGCTATCTCGCCGTGCTCAACGTCGCGCTCGCGGTCTTCAACATGATCCCCGCGTTCCCGATGGACGGCGGGCGCATCCTCCGGGCGCTGCTCGCTCGCGGCAGACCGTACGCGCAGGCGACCCAGCAGGCCGCGGGCATCGGAAAGCTGTTCGCGATCGCGATGGGACTGTTCGGGCTGTTCGCGTTCAACATCATCCTCATCGGCGTCGCCTTCTTCGTCTACATCGCCGCCTCGAGCGAGGCCCAGCAGGTGACGATGAAAGCCGCCTTCCAGGACGTCACCGTCGCCGACATCATGACGCCTGCGAGCGACCTCCACACGGTCGATCCGGACACCTCGATCGCCGACCTGATCCAGCGGATGTTCACCGAGCGCCACACGGGGTATCCAGTCGTCGAGACCGGCGGCGTCGATGGCGACAACGGGCGACTCGTCGGACTCGTCACGCTCACGGACGCCCGCGGGATCAAACCCGTCGAGCGAGACGCCTACACGGTCGAAGACGTGATGACCACCGACCTGAAGACGATCACTCCCGACTCCGATGCGATGACCGCGATCGAACAGATGCGAGAGAACGATATCGGCCGGCTCCTCGTCGTCGATAGCGCGACACAGCGTTCCGCCGACCGTGCGCTCAACGAGACGGCGCGCGAAGAGGACGGCGACCTCGTCGGCCTGATCTCCCGTTCGGACGTGATGACCGCGTTCGACATCGTCCAGCAGAGCGGTTCTCTCGAAGCTTCGAGAAAGCCGCAAGCGGCCGATTGA
- a CDS encoding ABC transporter permease: MWSVGFSALFRREILRFVRRPKNTFMPPAITNVLYFAVFGVVLGGRIDQIAGFDYILFILPGLVVLGTISNAFENASFSIFHGRWNEYIHETLTSPLSYAEMVVAYVAASSVRGLIVGVIIAAVGRLFVPISIENGIFLVATMVVIAALFSSFGIIGGLVARDFDDLTVMNQFILRPLVFFGAVFYSLTILPPAWQTVSLLNPMVYMVDSVRYGLLGHSDLLEIAPAAYAEFAPLASLGVLTALTTVVLAIDVYLFKIGYGLTD, encoded by the coding sequence ATGTGGTCCGTCGGCTTCAGCGCGCTCTTTCGCCGCGAGATCCTGCGGTTCGTCCGCCGGCCGAAGAACACCTTCATGCCGCCGGCGATCACGAACGTCCTCTACTTCGCCGTCTTCGGAGTCGTCCTCGGCGGGCGGATCGACCAGATCGCGGGCTTCGACTACATCCTCTTCATCCTGCCCGGTCTCGTCGTGCTGGGGACGATCTCGAACGCCTTCGAGAACGCCTCGTTCTCGATCTTCCACGGGCGGTGGAACGAGTACATCCACGAGACGCTCACCTCGCCGCTGTCGTACGCGGAGATGGTCGTCGCCTACGTGGCCGCCAGTTCGGTCAGGGGGTTGATCGTCGGCGTCATCATCGCCGCCGTGGGCCGCCTCTTCGTCCCCATCTCGATCGAGAACGGGATCTTTCTCGTCGCGACGATGGTCGTCATCGCCGCGCTCTTCTCGAGTTTCGGAATCATCGGCGGACTCGTAGCCAGGGACTTCGACGATCTCACCGTCATGAATCAGTTCATCCTCCGGCCGCTGGTGTTCTTCGGGGCGGTCTTCTACTCCCTGACCATCCTCCCGCCGGCCTGGCAGACCGTCTCCCTGCTGAACCCGATGGTCTACATGGTCGACAGCGTCCGGTACGGGCTGCTCGGCCATTCGGACCTGCTCGAGATCGCGCCGGCGGCGTACGCCGAGTTTGCACCGCTGGCTTCGCTCGGCGTGCTCACCGCGCTCACGACGGTCGTGCTCGCGATCGACGTCTACCTGTTCAAGATCGGCTACGGACTGACCGACTGA
- a CDS encoding NAD(P)H-dependent oxidoreductase, which translates to MNVLVILGHPRTDSFCGALATAYREGAREAGVDVRELAVADLEFDPDVHTESPEDQPLEDDLREAQREIEWADHLVFVYPNWWGTMPARLKGFFDRVFVPGFAFSFYDDDEGSGHEGLLGDKTAELIVTMDMPAWVYRWIYRQPGNNAVKRATLGFAGVRTARVTNLGSIEDSTLEQREDWLEETRELGCSLATGPESRLSRTTRTATTWMKALRPQFYPMAWIAYTIGALATVGSSSVFASGAYWLGLGFLAFLEAATVLSNEYVDYETDRENTFAGPFTGGSRVLVDGELSFGELRAGIAALLAGTAAFGGAVLLVGRGSTAAMAGTMGVIAVLALGYTIPPLKLVYRTLGELDVAVTHSVGVLLCGFVFLGGAWHDPLPWLLGLPFLLSVLPSITLAGVPDAAADRLADKETVAVRFGIGGAATVAAATAVLAALTGTIWQLLNVVPGYSPVIYLGVVHALALVWLLQRRLELQAGAQRIDVLMMTSLSYIAWFGVVPLVGLL; encoded by the coding sequence GTGAACGTGCTCGTCATCCTGGGTCATCCCCGAACGGATAGCTTCTGCGGCGCGCTGGCGACGGCGTACCGGGAGGGCGCCCGCGAGGCCGGCGTCGACGTCCGCGAGCTCGCCGTCGCCGACCTCGAGTTCGATCCGGACGTCCACACCGAATCCCCCGAGGACCAGCCCCTCGAGGACGACCTGCGCGAGGCGCAGCGCGAGATCGAGTGGGCCGATCACCTCGTCTTCGTTTACCCGAACTGGTGGGGAACGATGCCCGCCCGCCTCAAGGGCTTTTTCGACCGGGTGTTCGTCCCCGGCTTCGCGTTCTCCTTTTACGACGATGACGAGGGTTCGGGCCACGAGGGACTGCTGGGCGACAAAACGGCCGAACTGATAGTCACGATGGATATGCCCGCCTGGGTCTACCGCTGGATCTACCGCCAGCCGGGGAACAACGCGGTCAAGCGCGCGACGCTCGGCTTCGCCGGCGTTCGGACCGCGCGCGTGACGAACCTCGGCTCGATCGAGGATTCGACCCTCGAGCAGCGCGAGGACTGGCTCGAGGAGACGAGGGAACTGGGTTGCAGTCTGGCCACCGGCCCGGAGTCGCGACTGTCGCGGACGACGCGGACGGCGACGACCTGGATGAAGGCCCTCCGACCGCAGTTCTATCCGATGGCCTGGATCGCCTACACGATCGGCGCGCTGGCGACGGTCGGCTCGAGTTCGGTTTTCGCCAGCGGCGCGTACTGGCTGGGGCTCGGATTTTTAGCCTTCCTCGAGGCCGCGACGGTGCTGAGCAACGAGTACGTCGACTACGAGACGGATCGGGAGAACACGTTCGCCGGGCCGTTCACCGGCGGCTCCCGAGTCCTCGTCGACGGCGAACTGTCGTTCGGGGAGCTCCGGGCCGGTATCGCCGCGTTACTGGCGGGTACCGCCGCGTTCGGCGGAGCCGTACTGCTGGTCGGGCGCGGATCGACGGCAGCGATGGCCGGAACGATGGGAGTGATCGCGGTGCTCGCACTCGGATACACGATTCCGCCCCTGAAGCTCGTCTACCGCACGCTGGGCGAACTGGACGTCGCCGTCACCCACAGCGTCGGCGTCCTGCTGTGCGGGTTCGTCTTCCTCGGCGGCGCGTGGCACGATCCGCTGCCGTGGCTGCTCGGCCTGCCGTTTTTGCTGTCGGTGCTCCCGTCGATCACCCTGGCGGGCGTCCCGGACGCCGCAGCCGACCGCCTCGCGGACAAGGAGACGGTGGCCGTCCGGTTCGGTATCGGCGGCGCCGCGACGGTGGCCGCGGCGACGGCCGTGCTCGCCGCCCTGACCGGAACAATCTGGCAGCTCCTGAACGTCGTTCCCGGCTACAGTCCGGTGATCTACCTCGGAGTCGTCCACGCGCTCGCGCTCGTCTGGTTGCTTCAGCGGCGGCTCGAGCTCCAGGCGGGCGCCCAGCGGATCGACGTGCTGATGATGACCTCGCTGAGCTACATCGCCTGGTTCGGCGTCGTGCCGCTGGTCGGCCTCCTCTGA
- a CDS encoding IucA/IucC family protein → MNPNDPTLQNALDAEIWETVERQLLTKMLEEFTYEEILAPRAVERGDDRVTYRFDLDDAAYRFEATERLMDSVHVHEGTVERRDGDEWTPLGDPLRLLRDLGEATDLDGLTEGNLVREYKRTLLADAHVEARRRDREEFDPLDLDYAGLEGEMDGHPWITYNKGRLGWGYDDYKQYAPERKEPVTLSWVAVREEKATFVATEDVDHDSLVRSELGDSYGAFRDRLADRGLDPDAYYLLPVHDWQWENSIVPLFPDDIAADDIVPLGDGPDEYLPQQSVRTFVNVDDAEKRHVKVPMRILNTLVWRGLPGERTELAPTVTEYIKGIYEDDEFLQEQGLVLPGEIAGLNYDHADFDAIDGSPYQYHELLGAVWRESIYTFLEDDERAITLSALMHVDGDGEPYISRLVERSELSLEEWLEEFFDTVLPPLLHFLYRYGTVFSPHGQNTILVVEDGVPARLAVKDFVDDVNVSDQPLPELEALPEEMHDVLRKEPPEGLCQFVFCGLFVCVLRYVADVLEERENYPEERFWTHAREAILDYQAQFPELEDRFELFDLLQPEFTKLSLNRNRIFDYGYDDAPGRPHASEHGTVSNALHEVADERPDYAERPDPADD, encoded by the coding sequence ATGAATCCGAACGACCCAACGCTGCAGAACGCACTGGACGCAGAGATCTGGGAGACGGTCGAACGCCAGCTCCTGACGAAGATGCTCGAGGAGTTCACCTACGAGGAGATCCTCGCGCCGCGGGCGGTCGAGCGCGGCGACGACCGCGTCACCTACCGCTTCGACCTCGACGACGCGGCGTACCGCTTCGAGGCGACCGAGCGGCTGATGGACAGCGTACACGTCCACGAGGGGACCGTCGAGCGACGCGACGGCGACGAGTGGACGCCCCTCGGCGACCCGCTTCGCCTGCTGCGAGATCTCGGCGAGGCGACGGATCTCGACGGCCTCACCGAGGGGAACCTCGTCCGCGAGTACAAACGAACGCTGCTGGCCGACGCCCACGTCGAAGCTCGCCGCCGGGACCGTGAGGAGTTCGATCCGCTGGACCTCGACTACGCCGGCCTCGAGGGCGAGATGGACGGCCACCCGTGGATCACCTACAACAAGGGCCGGCTCGGGTGGGGGTACGACGACTACAAGCAGTACGCTCCCGAGCGGAAAGAGCCCGTGACGCTCTCGTGGGTCGCCGTGCGCGAGGAGAAGGCGACGTTCGTCGCCACCGAGGACGTCGATCACGACTCGCTCGTTCGAAGCGAACTCGGCGATTCCTACGGAGCGTTTCGGGACCGACTCGCCGATCGGGGCCTCGATCCGGACGCCTACTACCTCCTGCCGGTCCACGACTGGCAGTGGGAGAACAGCATCGTTCCGCTGTTCCCCGACGACATCGCCGCCGACGATATCGTGCCGCTGGGCGACGGCCCGGACGAGTACCTCCCCCAGCAGTCGGTTCGTACCTTCGTCAACGTCGACGACGCCGAGAAACGCCACGTGAAGGTTCCGATGCGCATCCTCAACACGCTCGTCTGGCGCGGGCTCCCCGGCGAACGGACGGAGCTCGCGCCGACGGTCACCGAGTACATCAAGGGGATCTACGAGGACGACGAGTTCCTCCAGGAGCAGGGGCTCGTCCTGCCGGGCGAGATCGCCGGTCTCAACTACGACCACGCGGATTTCGACGCCATCGACGGTTCGCCGTACCAGTACCACGAACTGCTGGGCGCCGTCTGGCGCGAGTCGATTTACACCTTCCTCGAGGACGACGAGCGCGCGATCACGCTCTCCGCGCTGATGCACGTCGACGGCGACGGCGAGCCCTACATCTCGCGTCTCGTCGAGCGGTCGGAGCTCTCCCTCGAGGAGTGGCTCGAGGAGTTCTTCGACACCGTGCTCCCGCCGCTCCTGCACTTCCTCTACCGCTACGGGACGGTGTTCTCTCCGCACGGCCAGAACACCATCCTCGTCGTCGAGGACGGAGTCCCAGCGCGTCTGGCGGTCAAGGACTTCGTGGACGACGTGAACGTGAGCGATCAGCCGCTTCCCGAACTGGAAGCGCTTCCCGAGGAGATGCACGACGTCCTCCGGAAGGAACCGCCGGAGGGACTCTGCCAGTTCGTCTTCTGCGGACTGTTCGTCTGCGTGCTGCGCTACGTCGCGGACGTCCTCGAGGAGCGCGAGAACTATCCCGAAGAGCGGTTCTGGACGCACGCGAGGGAGGCGATCCTCGACTACCAGGCGCAGTTCCCCGAACTCGAGGACCGGTTCGAACTGTTCGACCTGCTTCAGCCGGAGTTCACGAAGCTCAGCCTCAACCGCAACCGGATCTTCGACTACGGCTACGACGACGCGCCCGGCCGTCCGCACGCGTCCGAACACGGGACGGTCTCGAACGCGCTTCACGAGGTCGCGGACGAGCGCCCCGACTACGCGGAACGGCCCGACCCCGCCGACGATTGA
- a CDS encoding GNAT family N-acetyltransferase: MTGPDATIAADYDYQTVDRRIDRTISLRRASLERDLGRLHAWLGSEHVKPYWQLDLPLPAFRDRLEAKLADDHLTPYVGCLDHVPMSYWECYWAAEDDVANHYDAEPTDQGVHLLIGPEEYLGRGYALPLLRAVVAMQFRHLETDRVIAEPDARNERAIGVFEDCGFEPRGEFRFDEAEKDALLLVCERDRFESEILADPTAAPTTGVSDDG; the protein is encoded by the coding sequence ATGACAGGACCAGACGCCACCATCGCGGCCGACTACGACTATCAGACCGTCGACCGGCGCATCGACCGAACGATTTCGCTCCGCCGGGCCTCGCTCGAGCGCGACCTCGGTCGCCTCCACGCGTGGCTCGGGAGCGAGCACGTGAAACCGTACTGGCAGCTCGACCTGCCGCTGCCGGCGTTTCGCGACCGCCTCGAGGCGAAACTGGCGGACGACCACCTCACGCCCTACGTGGGCTGTCTCGACCACGTTCCGATGAGCTACTGGGAGTGCTACTGGGCGGCCGAGGACGACGTCGCGAACCACTACGACGCCGAGCCGACCGACCAGGGCGTTCACCTGCTGATCGGTCCCGAGGAGTACCTCGGCCGCGGCTACGCCCTCCCGCTGCTGCGGGCGGTCGTCGCCATGCAGTTCCGACACCTGGAGACCGATCGGGTGATCGCGGAACCCGACGCCCGCAACGAGCGGGCCATCGGCGTCTTCGAGGACTGCGGGTTCGAACCCCGCGGGGAGTTCCGCTTCGACGAGGCCGAGAAGGACGCCCTGCTGCTGGTCTGCGAGCGCGACCGGTTCGAATCCGAGATTCTCGCCGACCCGACAGCCGCACCGACGACGGGGGTGAGCGACGATGGCTGA
- a CDS encoding NADP-dependent oxidoreductase: MAKTRQWRLTSRPTGEPSHENFDLVTVDRPDPGPGEVLVRTLYQSVDPYMRGRMRDAESYAEPWDVGEPMRAGVVGEVVESNHDDLEDGDVVTGDLLWAEHAVADGDDLRRVDPDRGPVSTALGVLGMPGVTAYFGMLDVAEPRPGDTVVVSAAAGAVGSVAGQLAGLSGARVVGTAGSDEKTAWLTDELGFDAAINYQTADDLSGAMAEACPDGIDVYFDNVGGPITDAVWPLLNVRSRVAVCGQIALYNATEVPTGPRKLGKLIESRARVEGLLVRDYEDRWGEALDRLSTFIGREDLRYREHVVEGLENAPDAFMGLFEGENVGKQLVRVAEYDG, encoded by the coding sequence ATGGCGAAAACGCGACAGTGGCGATTGACGTCCCGCCCGACCGGCGAGCCGAGCCACGAGAACTTCGACCTCGTGACCGTCGACCGTCCCGATCCGGGGCCGGGCGAGGTACTCGTTCGAACGCTCTACCAGTCGGTCGATCCCTACATGCGCGGTCGGATGCGCGACGCCGAGTCCTACGCGGAGCCGTGGGACGTCGGCGAACCGATGCGGGCGGGCGTCGTCGGCGAAGTCGTCGAGTCGAACCACGACGATCTCGAGGACGGCGACGTCGTGACGGGGGACCTCCTGTGGGCGGAGCACGCGGTCGCGGACGGCGACGACCTGCGCCGCGTCGACCCCGATCGCGGTCCGGTCTCGACGGCGCTCGGCGTGCTCGGGATGCCCGGCGTGACGGCCTACTTCGGGATGCTCGACGTCGCCGAGCCCCGGCCCGGCGATACCGTCGTCGTTTCGGCCGCGGCCGGCGCGGTCGGCTCGGTCGCGGGACAGCTCGCCGGACTGAGCGGCGCTCGAGTCGTCGGAACGGCCGGCAGCGACGAGAAGACGGCCTGGCTCACCGACGAGCTCGGCTTCGACGCCGCGATCAACTACCAGACGGCGGACGACCTCTCCGGGGCGATGGCCGAAGCCTGTCCGGACGGCATCGACGTCTACTTCGACAACGTCGGCGGGCCGATTACCGACGCCGTCTGGCCGCTGCTGAACGTCCGCTCGCGCGTCGCCGTCTGCGGACAGATCGCGCTCTACAACGCGACGGAGGTTCCGACGGGGCCGCGAAAGCTCGGGAAACTTATCGAGTCTCGCGCCCGCGTGGAGGGCCTTCTCGTCCGGGACTACGAGGATCGATGGGGCGAGGCGCTCGATCGACTCTCGACGTTCATCGGGCGGGAGGATCTCCGGTACCGCGAACACGTCGTCGAGGGACTCGAGAACGCCCCGGACGCGTTCATGGGGCTGTTCGAGGGCGAGAACGTCGGAAAACAGCTCGTTCGGGTCGCCGAGTACGACGGCTGA
- a CDS encoding ABC transporter ATP-binding protein — MPPAIETTDLVKEYGDLRALQELSLTVEEGEFFGLLGPNGAGKTTFINTLVGLARKTGGEARVFGHDVEDEYQEARNAIGLAPQEFNVDRFFPIREVLMHKAGYHGIPEEEAAERADEVLKRVGIYDKRDERFDWLSGGMKRRLLLARALVTDPDLLILDEPTAGVDVQLRHDLWELVTELNEEGTTVLLTTHYIEEAERLCDRVAIMNEGQKVTVATPDDLKTRGTDTVTVRLESSPAVAPTLGEYAHETTLSGDHLEVRVDDGGSTAPQLLNDLEADGYEIADLEISRTSLEEIFVDLTRSEDRTVTRSGASETDEPTEDETDGGAVREQEGVA, encoded by the coding sequence ATGCCACCGGCCATCGAGACGACGGACCTCGTGAAGGAATACGGTGACCTGCGTGCGCTGCAGGAGCTCTCGCTGACCGTCGAGGAGGGCGAGTTCTTCGGCCTGCTCGGTCCCAACGGAGCGGGCAAGACGACGTTCATCAACACGTTAGTCGGCCTCGCCCGCAAGACCGGCGGCGAGGCGCGAGTCTTCGGCCACGACGTCGAAGACGAGTACCAGGAAGCACGGAACGCGATCGGCCTCGCCCCCCAGGAGTTCAACGTCGACCGTTTCTTCCCCATCCGCGAGGTCCTAATGCACAAGGCCGGCTACCACGGGATTCCCGAGGAGGAAGCCGCCGAACGGGCCGACGAGGTCCTCAAACGGGTCGGAATCTACGACAAGCGCGACGAGCGCTTCGACTGGCTCTCCGGCGGGATGAAGCGGCGACTGCTGCTCGCCCGGGCGCTCGTCACCGATCCGGACCTGCTCATCCTGGACGAGCCGACGGCCGGCGTCGACGTCCAACTCCGCCACGATCTCTGGGAACTCGTCACCGAACTCAACGAGGAGGGGACGACCGTGCTCCTGACGACGCACTACATCGAGGAGGCCGAGCGCCTCTGTGACCGCGTCGCGATCATGAACGAGGGCCAGAAAGTGACCGTCGCGACGCCCGACGACCTCAAAACGCGCGGGACCGACACCGTTACGGTTCGTCTCGAGTCCTCGCCGGCCGTCGCGCCCACCCTCGGCGAGTACGCCCACGAGACGACGCTGTCGGGCGACCACCTCGAGGTGCGCGTCGACGACGGCGGCTCGACCGCGCCGCAGTTGCTCAACGACCTCGAGGCCGACGGCTACGAGATCGCCGACCTCGAGATCTCGCGGACCTCGCTCGAGGAGATCTTCGTGGATCTGACGAGGAGCGAGGACCGGACGGTGACGCGCTCCGGTGCGTCGGAGACCGACGAACCGACGGAGGACGAGACCGACGGTGGAGCCGTCCGCGAACAGGAGGGTGTCGCCTGA
- a CDS encoding lysine N(6)-hydroxylase/L-ornithine N(5)-oxygenase family protein, translating into MAEVHDVVGVGLGPFNLGLAAMLDGLEEDVDAAFLERDAEFHWHEGMLLEGTTLEVPFLADLVTLADPTNPHSYLNYLRETGRVYEFYFYETFQIPRREYDDYLRWVAERLESCRFSREVAAIRWNDDGEHYVVTAEHPETGDRFEYRGENLALGIGSRPRVPDHLRGQPTEDVFHTARYRHNRNRALEAESITVVGSGQSAAEVFQDLLERQPEGGYRLDWLTRSDGFFPMEYSKLGLQHFTPEYAQYVYDLPQEAKDELVPNQGLLYKGVDPGTSAEIYDLLYRRSIGSREPDVGLFAMTEVRDIEPAGDAYALDCHQWQAEESFAHESEVVVLGTGYERPVPEFLEPLEEAIEWDGRGRFEVTEDHRLEIDAAGDVFLQNAELHTHGVGVPDLGLGCYRNTKFVNRLVGREAYPEDADTVYQDFSVDRFVERAPGASRRRGSESTTTTTTTPTRDD; encoded by the coding sequence ATGGCTGAGGTTCACGACGTCGTCGGCGTCGGCCTCGGCCCGTTCAACCTCGGCCTCGCGGCCATGCTGGACGGGCTCGAGGAGGACGTCGACGCCGCCTTCCTCGAGCGCGACGCCGAGTTCCACTGGCACGAAGGAATGCTGCTGGAGGGGACGACCCTCGAGGTGCCGTTCCTCGCGGATCTCGTAACGCTCGCGGACCCGACGAACCCGCACAGCTACCTCAACTACCTGCGGGAGACGGGACGCGTCTACGAATTCTACTTCTACGAGACGTTCCAGATCCCCCGTCGGGAGTACGACGACTACCTCCGCTGGGTCGCCGAGCGCCTCGAGAGCTGCCGGTTCAGCCGGGAGGTCGCCGCGATCCGCTGGAACGACGACGGCGAGCACTACGTCGTCACCGCCGAGCACCCCGAGACCGGCGACCGCTTCGAGTACCGCGGCGAGAACCTCGCGCTCGGAATCGGCTCCCGACCGCGGGTTCCCGACCACCTCCGGGGACAGCCGACCGAGGACGTGTTCCACACCGCGCGGTACCGCCACAACCGCAACCGGGCGCTCGAGGCGGAGTCGATCACCGTCGTCGGCTCCGGCCAGAGCGCCGCCGAGGTGTTTCAAGACCTGCTGGAGCGCCAGCCCGAGGGCGGCTACCGTCTCGACTGGCTGACCCGGTCGGACGGCTTCTTCCCGATGGAGTACTCGAAGCTCGGCCTCCAGCACTTCACCCCCGAGTACGCGCAGTACGTCTACGATCTCCCCCAGGAGGCCAAAGACGAGCTCGTGCCGAACCAGGGCCTGCTCTACAAGGGCGTCGATCCGGGAACGAGCGCCGAGATATACGACCTGCTCTACCGGCGCTCGATCGGGAGCCGCGAGCCCGACGTCGGTCTCTTCGCGATGACGGAGGTGCGGGACATCGAGCCCGCGGGCGACGCCTACGCGCTCGACTGCCACCAGTGGCAGGCCGAGGAGTCGTTCGCCCACGAGAGCGAGGTCGTCGTCCTCGGCACGGGCTACGAGCGCCCCGTTCCGGAGTTCCTCGAGCCGCTCGAGGAGGCCATCGAGTGGGACGGACGCGGACGGTTCGAGGTGACCGAGGATCACCGCCTCGAGATCGACGCGGCGGGCGACGTCTTCCTCCAGAACGCCGAACTGCACACCCACGGCGTCGGCGTTCCCGACCTCGGACTCGGCTGCTATCGCAACACGAAGTTCGTCAACCGGCTGGTCGGTCGCGAGGCCTACCCCGAGGACGCCGACACCGTCTACCAGGACTTCTCCGTCGACCGGTTCGTCGAACGCGCGCCCGGCGCCTCCCGTCGACGCGGGAGCGAATCGACCACGACTACGACTACGACGCCGACGCGGGACGATTAA
- a CDS encoding cupin domain-containing protein, with protein MTEPRIRRREEIEYESVGAADGLEKGILIGNEHGAPNFAIRRFVLEAGAEVPEHTNEVEHEQYVLEGEYVVGVGEEEHEVEAGDSLLIPAETVHWYRNEGDERGAFICAVPNGDDEIELVE; from the coding sequence ATGACGGAGCCACGCATCCGCCGCCGCGAGGAGATCGAATACGAGTCGGTCGGGGCCGCAGACGGTCTCGAGAAGGGCATCCTGATCGGCAACGAGCACGGCGCACCGAACTTCGCGATCCGACGCTTCGTTCTCGAGGCCGGCGCGGAGGTGCCGGAGCACACGAACGAAGTCGAGCACGAACAGTACGTCCTGGAGGGCGAGTACGTCGTCGGCGTCGGCGAAGAGGAGCACGAAGTCGAAGCCGGCGACTCGCTGCTGATCCCCGCCGAGACCGTCCACTGGTACCGCAACGAGGGCGACGAACGGGGCGCGTTCATCTGTGCGGTACCGAACGGCGACGACGAGATCGAACTCGTCGAGTAG
- a CDS encoding carbonic anhydrase yields MSGTDDVLLELLEGNDRHVDELPADYFAEVQTGQRPNVVSVCCSDSRVPQERMWGVDHPGAVFTPSNIGNQVWDDDDGERIVDGGVLYPIHHAGTDVAAVVGHTGCGAVTAAYRVAIGGENPGPQGVDKWVEMLVPVVEEALESDLVDPAADEETVINQLVEYNVDHQAAFLRESDTVPDDTDVYGFVYDFQGVYGREHGRAYLVNYNGETDPTVIADRIPDEYETTTRSLLY; encoded by the coding sequence ATGAGCGGCACTGACGACGTTCTGCTCGAGTTGCTCGAGGGAAACGACAGGCACGTCGACGAACTGCCCGCCGACTACTTCGCCGAGGTACAGACGGGGCAGCGACCGAACGTCGTCTCGGTCTGCTGTTCGGACTCGCGGGTGCCACAGGAACGGATGTGGGGCGTCGATCACCCGGGGGCGGTGTTCACCCCGAGTAACATCGGAAATCAGGTCTGGGACGACGACGATGGCGAGCGGATCGTCGACGGCGGCGTGCTGTACCCGATCCACCACGCGGGAACCGACGTGGCAGCCGTCGTAGGCCACACCGGCTGCGGCGCCGTCACGGCGGCCTACCGGGTGGCGATCGGGGGAGAGAACCCCGGGCCGCAGGGCGTCGACAAGTGGGTCGAGATGCTCGTCCCCGTCGTCGAGGAGGCCCTGGAGAGCGACCTCGTCGACCCCGCAGCCGACGAGGAGACGGTGATCAACCAGCTCGTCGAGTACAACGTCGACCACCAGGCCGCGTTCCTTCGCGAGTCCGACACCGTTCCCGACGATACCGACGTCTACGGATTCGTCTACGACTTCCAGGGCGTCTACGGCCGCGAGCACGGCCGGGCGTACCTGGTCAACTACAACGGCGAGACGGACCCGACGGTAATCGCAGATCGGATCCCCGACGAGTACGAGACGACGACGCGCAGCCTGCTGTACTGA